A genomic segment from Polyangium mundeleinium encodes:
- the ffh gene encoding signal recognition particle protein has translation MFDTLARGFRQARNRLAGLTELSESNIEPALREVRLSLLEADVEIGVVKAFLSRVKQKAVGRTLEAKVKHEGETLQVSASDHFVKICHDELEAMMSHEGEPIVWASGRPTGLMMVGLQGSGKTTTCAKLARHISKLGKKPMLVAADMQRPAAVEQLKVLGNQIKIPVFNISGKSPVEICAAAEAEAKKLGRDVIIYDTAGRLAIDEKLMQELAEIKSRVAPENIFLVVDAMIGQDSVKTARSFHERLGISGVVLTKLDGDARGGAAISIKEVTGAPVLFSGVGETTDKFEEFRADGMASRILGMGDVVGLMQDFEQVVDQKKAEKDAERLLQGDFSLDDFLEQVRMIQKMGSLKDLVDKLPLGGMFPGGLPKDVNLDDRELVRIEAIIQSMTRFEKRDPYALIREPRRAERIAKGSGTNAEAVAELVQKFLFMKQMMSGLGQNMGMMGKIPGMKQMAQMRNMQKAMAGMGGGGGMPGFPGMGGMPGMPGGFPGMGMPGFPGMGMPGFPGMGMPGMGMPGGGAEGPSMTKMRTLSQAEKNAKKAQRKRERDARKKGRK, from the coding sequence ATGTTCGACACGCTCGCCCGAGGTTTTCGTCAGGCCCGCAACCGCCTCGCGGGGCTCACGGAGCTCTCCGAGTCCAACATCGAGCCCGCGCTCCGCGAGGTGAGGCTCAGCTTGCTCGAAGCCGACGTCGAGATCGGCGTCGTGAAGGCCTTCCTGAGCCGCGTGAAGCAGAAGGCCGTCGGCCGCACGCTCGAGGCGAAGGTGAAACACGAAGGCGAGACCCTTCAGGTCTCGGCGAGTGATCACTTCGTCAAGATCTGCCACGACGAGCTCGAGGCCATGATGTCGCACGAGGGCGAGCCCATCGTGTGGGCGTCGGGCCGCCCGACCGGCCTCATGATGGTCGGCCTCCAGGGCTCGGGTAAGACGACGACCTGCGCCAAGCTCGCGCGGCACATCTCGAAGCTGGGCAAGAAGCCCATGCTCGTCGCGGCCGACATGCAGCGCCCGGCGGCCGTCGAGCAGCTCAAGGTGCTCGGCAACCAGATCAAGATCCCGGTCTTCAACATCTCGGGCAAGTCGCCCGTCGAGATCTGCGCGGCTGCCGAGGCCGAGGCGAAGAAGCTCGGCCGCGACGTCATCATCTACGACACCGCGGGCCGCCTCGCGATCGACGAGAAGCTCATGCAGGAGCTCGCGGAGATCAAATCGCGCGTCGCGCCGGAGAACATCTTCCTCGTCGTCGACGCGATGATCGGCCAGGACTCGGTGAAGACCGCGCGCTCGTTCCACGAGCGGCTCGGCATCAGCGGCGTCGTGCTCACGAAGCTCGACGGCGACGCGCGCGGCGGCGCGGCGATCAGCATCAAGGAGGTCACGGGCGCGCCCGTCCTCTTCAGCGGCGTCGGCGAGACGACGGACAAGTTCGAGGAGTTCCGCGCCGACGGCATGGCGAGCCGCATCCTCGGCATGGGCGACGTCGTCGGCCTCATGCAGGACTTCGAGCAGGTCGTCGATCAGAAGAAGGCCGAGAAGGACGCCGAGCGCTTGCTCCAGGGCGACTTCTCGCTCGACGACTTCCTCGAGCAGGTCCGCATGATCCAGAAGATGGGGTCGCTCAAGGACCTCGTCGACAAGCTCCCGCTCGGCGGCATGTTCCCCGGCGGCCTGCCGAAGGACGTGAACCTCGACGACCGCGAGCTCGTGCGGATCGAGGCGATCATCCAGTCGATGACGCGCTTCGAGAAGCGTGATCCTTACGCGCTCATCCGCGAGCCGCGGCGCGCCGAGCGTATCGCGAAGGGCTCGGGCACGAACGCCGAGGCCGTCGCGGAGCTCGTGCAGAAGTTCCTGTTCATGAAGCAGATGATGTCGGGGCTCGGCCAGAACATGGGCATGATGGGCAAGATCCCCGGCATGAAGCAGATGGCCCAGATGCGGAACATGCAGAAGGCCATGGCCGGCATGGGCGGCGGCGGCGGCATGCCGGGCTTCCCGGGCATGGGCGGCATGCCGGGCATGCCGGGCGGCTTCCCCGGGATGGGGATGCCGGGCTTCCCGGGCATGGGCATGCCGGGCTTCCCCGGGATGGGGATGCCGGGTATGGGCATGCCGGGCGGCGGCGCCGAGGGGCCGAGCATGACGAAGATGCGCACCCTCAGCCAGGCCGAGAAGAACGCGAAGAAGGCGCAACGCAAGCGCGAGCGCGACGCGCGGAAGAAGGGCCGGAAGTAG
- a CDS encoding alpha/beta fold hydrolase: MAATKTLVTETLDLGDVELSCTVYGDGPLVLCAHGFPDDARSFRAQIDPLVARGFRVACPTMRGYAPSGIPKSRRYDAEALGRDLCTLADRLSPSSPVRLVGHDWGAVAAYAATALAPARFSHLVTIAVPHLRATLPRLAQPAQLRRSWYTAYFQLRGVAERGLAKDDFALIDRLWRDWSPGYTASREDLDPIKAGIAPRVPEVIGYYRAFFSSRVLLGASRRLLFAKTTVPAIHIHGEDDGCIGAELARGVDERHFLAGIRVHMVPRAGHFVHLERPEVVNPVLLDFLGAP, encoded by the coding sequence ATGGCGGCGACGAAGACGCTCGTGACGGAGACGCTCGACCTCGGCGATGTCGAACTCTCGTGCACCGTGTACGGCGACGGGCCCCTCGTCCTTTGCGCGCACGGCTTCCCCGACGACGCGCGCTCGTTTCGTGCTCAGATCGATCCGCTCGTCGCGCGAGGCTTCCGCGTCGCGTGCCCGACGATGCGCGGCTACGCGCCGAGCGGCATCCCGAAGAGCCGTCGTTACGATGCGGAAGCGCTCGGCCGCGACCTCTGCACGCTCGCGGATCGGCTCTCGCCCAGCTCGCCCGTGCGCCTCGTGGGCCACGACTGGGGCGCCGTCGCCGCCTACGCCGCGACCGCGCTCGCGCCCGCGCGCTTCTCCCACCTCGTCACGATCGCCGTGCCGCACCTCCGCGCCACGTTGCCGAGGCTCGCGCAACCCGCGCAGCTCCGCCGCTCCTGGTACACCGCCTACTTCCAGCTCCGCGGTGTCGCCGAGCGTGGCCTCGCGAAGGACGACTTCGCGCTCATCGATCGCCTCTGGCGCGACTGGTCCCCTGGCTACACCGCGTCCCGCGAGGACCTCGATCCGATCAAAGCAGGCATCGCCCCTCGCGTGCCCGAGGTCATCGGCTACTACCGCGCGTTCTTCTCGTCGCGCGTGCTCCTCGGCGCGTCACGGCGCCTCCTCTTCGCGAAGACGACCGTGCCCGCGATCCACATCCACGGCGAGGACGACGGCTGCATCGGCGCCGAGCTCGCGCGCGGCGTGGATGAGCGACATTTCCTCGCGGGCATCCGCGTGCATATGGTGCCGCGCGCGGGCCACTTCGTGCACCTCGAACGACCCGAGGTCGTGAACCCGGTCCTGCTCGATTTCCTCGGCGCGCCCTGA
- a CDS encoding serine protease encodes MSSRIASALEDLMQHGGAEESVLGVARRGVVTVTSGMSSGTGWVALGNGVIVTSWRTVGFQAEVTLSTEEGRRAAGRVVAVDAERDLAFVLPLEAIGSAPLPLRADPLPRLGEAVMTLIATPGDTLVTAMAVVCAEGRGGELAALDPDLGVRAGRGGSPVIDAVGRVIGVITTARRSGRDPLDRSRCVLPVGLLSRDLRALDVPAEGLGERTLIHRCPGCTEAFSADNDRCESCGILLPHAYETESPGAERVVRDALVALGLVANKARVGPRAWRIQHRALGGDATPSEVTVRLDSVGLQVILRVPLVRLPSANHEPFYRLLLTANDQTSGVCRLSLAGDVVVLSFSEPVSAFASEHDVAAVFHDLVRLADQYRKVLAELFGAEPLRDGSW; translated from the coding sequence ATGAGCTCGCGTATCGCCTCGGCGCTCGAGGATCTCATGCAGCACGGCGGCGCGGAGGAGAGCGTGCTCGGCGTCGCGCGTCGTGGTGTCGTGACGGTGACCTCGGGGATGTCGAGCGGCACGGGCTGGGTCGCGCTCGGCAACGGCGTGATCGTGACGAGCTGGCGTACGGTCGGGTTCCAGGCCGAGGTGACGCTCTCCACGGAGGAGGGCAGGCGCGCGGCGGGGCGCGTCGTCGCCGTGGATGCCGAGCGGGATCTCGCGTTCGTGCTCCCGCTCGAAGCGATCGGCTCCGCGCCGCTGCCGCTCCGCGCCGATCCGTTGCCGCGGCTCGGCGAGGCCGTCATGACGCTGATCGCGACGCCCGGCGATACGCTCGTGACGGCGATGGCCGTCGTGTGCGCCGAAGGTCGTGGCGGCGAGCTCGCGGCGCTCGATCCGGATCTCGGCGTGCGTGCAGGTCGCGGCGGCTCGCCCGTGATCGACGCGGTGGGGCGCGTGATCGGCGTGATCACGACGGCGCGGCGGAGCGGCCGGGATCCGCTCGATCGATCGCGATGTGTCCTGCCCGTCGGGCTCCTCTCGCGTGACCTCCGCGCGCTCGACGTGCCGGCGGAAGGGCTCGGCGAGCGCACGCTCATCCACCGCTGTCCTGGCTGCACCGAGGCGTTCTCTGCGGACAACGATCGTTGCGAGTCGTGCGGGATCCTCCTGCCGCATGCCTACGAAACGGAATCCCCCGGGGCCGAGCGTGTGGTGCGTGATGCGCTCGTCGCGCTGGGGCTCGTCGCGAACAAGGCGCGCGTGGGGCCGCGGGCGTGGCGCATCCAGCACCGCGCGCTCGGCGGAGACGCGACGCCCTCCGAGGTCACGGTGCGCCTCGACAGCGTGGGCTTGCAGGTGATCCTGCGCGTGCCGCTCGTGCGGTTGCCCTCGGCGAACCACGAGCCGTTTTACCGGCTCCTTCTCACGGCGAACGATCAGACCTCGGGCGTGTGTCGCCTGTCGCTCGCGGGGGACGTCGTCGTCCTCTCCTTCTCTGAGCCCGTGAGCGCGTTCGCGAGCGAGCACGACGTCGCCGCGGTCTTCCACGACCTCGTGCGGCTCGCCGATCAGTACCGCAAGGTGCTCGCCGAGCTCTTCGGCGCAGAGCCTCTCCGCGACGGCTCCTGGTGA